The region AACAGTCGAAGGTACAGAACAATTCAAAAACGATTTTGAAAGATTACTCGGTGAAAAAAATTCAAAATCCAATTCTTCTATGACTTATCTTTTGATTCAGTTGGTTTTACAACAATCGCTGAAAGAATTTAATACATCCTTTGCAGACAAAATCTCAATCGATTCTAAGTTATGGGATTTTTTTCGGTTATTGGAAAATCATTTTAAAGACCAAAAAACAACTTCTTATTATGCAAAACAAATTGGAACTTCCTCAGGAAATTTAAACCAACTCTGCCAAAAACTATATGGGAAATCGGCAAAGGCAATCATCCAAGAGAGATTGGTTTTGGAAATCAAACGACTATTACTTCATTCTGATTTGAATATCAATCAAATTGCTTTGACTTTAGGTTTTGTTGATAATTCCTATTTCAGTAAATTTTTTAAAAATCATACGGACAGCTCACCCGAAACTTTTAGACAACTGAAACGAAAACTACCATAAAAATCCAATTCTCTCCATTTACCAACCTATCGTTTTTCCGTAAGATACAACCAACACTTACAAAAGGAAATCAAAATGTTAGAAAAGTTATTCTATACAGAATCAAGTTGGTTTTTTACCTTACTGCGATTGGTTTTAGGTTTAGTCATCCTACCACATGGATTACA is a window of Leptospira kanakyensis DNA encoding:
- a CDS encoding AraC family transcriptional regulator, which encodes MKTLNSPPKKQTEIKNIPMVHLTDVHGENQNSSFYVGRLEELPNGFQTFDSSHRHSYYALFYFMEGEGTHSIDFHSHTITENSLFFLRPGQVHSWTFSKPVKGFALKIYPDYLSEHGGQVTSFQNYPFFQLGNENSKLTVEGTEQFKNDFERLLGEKNSKSNSSMTYLLIQLVLQQSLKEFNTSFADKISIDSKLWDFFRLLENHFKDQKTTSYYAKQIGTSSGNLNQLCQKLYGKSAKAIIQERLVLEIKRLLLHSDLNINQIALTLGFVDNSYFSKFFKNHTDSSPETFRQLKRKLP